A window of Brevibacterium ihuae contains these coding sequences:
- the ispG gene encoding flavodoxin-dependent (E)-4-hydroxy-3-methylbut-2-enyl-diphosphate synthase has protein sequence MTSVNLGMPAAPPPVLAPRRRTRQIRVGSVGVGSDSPVSVQSMTTTKTTDVNATLQQIAELTAAGCDIVRVACPSADDAEALPAIAAKSQIPVIADIHFQPKYVYAAIDAGCAAVRVNPGNIRKFDDQVKEISRAASDAGVSIRIGVNAGSLDKRIMEKYGKATPEALVESAVWEASLFEEHDFHDFKISVKHNDPVIMVRAYELLAEAGDWPLHLGVTEAGPAFQGTIKSATAFGALLSQGIGDTIRVSLSAPPVEEIKVGNQILESLNLRPRKLEIVSCPSCGRAQVDVYTLADKVTAGLEGMEVPLRVAVMGCVVNGPGEAREADLGVASGNGKGQIFVKGEVIKTVPESEIVETLIEEAMRIAEEMDAPSGPAEVVVG, from the coding sequence GTGACCTCGGTCAACCTCGGAATGCCCGCCGCCCCGCCTCCGGTCCTCGCCCCGCGTCGACGGACCCGCCAGATCCGGGTCGGCTCCGTGGGCGTCGGCTCGGATTCGCCGGTGAGCGTCCAGTCGATGACGACGACGAAGACCACCGACGTCAACGCCACCCTCCAGCAGATCGCGGAGCTCACTGCCGCCGGCTGCGACATCGTCCGCGTGGCCTGCCCGAGCGCCGACGACGCCGAGGCGCTGCCCGCGATCGCAGCGAAGAGCCAGATCCCGGTCATCGCCGACATCCACTTCCAGCCCAAGTACGTCTACGCCGCGATCGACGCCGGGTGCGCGGCGGTGCGCGTCAACCCGGGCAACATCCGCAAGTTCGACGACCAGGTCAAGGAGATCTCGCGGGCAGCCTCGGATGCCGGCGTGTCGATCCGGATCGGCGTCAACGCCGGCTCGCTCGACAAGCGGATCATGGAGAAGTACGGCAAGGCCACGCCCGAGGCGCTCGTCGAGTCCGCGGTGTGGGAGGCGTCGCTGTTCGAGGAGCACGACTTCCACGACTTCAAGATCTCCGTCAAGCACAACGACCCCGTCATCATGGTGCGCGCCTACGAGCTCCTCGCCGAGGCCGGCGACTGGCCGCTCCACCTCGGCGTCACCGAGGCCGGGCCGGCGTTCCAGGGGACGATCAAGTCCGCGACCGCGTTCGGCGCGCTGCTGAGCCAGGGGATCGGCGACACCATCCGCGTCTCCCTGTCGGCCCCGCCGGTCGAGGAGATCAAGGTCGGCAACCAGATCCTCGAATCCCTCAATCTCCGCCCCCGCAAGCTCGAGATCGTGTCGTGCCCGTCGTGCGGTCGCGCCCAGGTCGACGTGTACACGCTCGCCGACAAGGTCACCGCCGGGCTCGAGGGGATGGAGGTCCCGCTCCGCGTGGCCGTCATGGGCTGCGTGGTCAACGGACCCGGCGAGGCGCGCGAAGCCGACCTCGGCGTGGCCAGCGGCAACGGCAAGGGACAGATCTTCGTCAAGGGCGAGGTCATCAAGACCGTTCCGGAGAGCGAGATCGTCGAGACCCTCATCGAGGAGGCCATGCGCATCGCCGAGGAGATGGACGCTCCCTCCGGCCCTGCCGAGGTGGTCGTCGGCTGA
- a CDS encoding DUF4081 domain-containing GNAT family N-acetyltransferase, translated as MRLARLGHEHTDWLRRLTEADPAQHVFLASLLELTGSAQVSSPAGTLWGVFDGESPVAAYWIGGSIISIAATPRTNVEVAHMLNSRGRPACSLIGDHRAVIDLHRRLRWGPARSVRADQPFMVADRSPRVAPAPAVRVGDLGDVSEAYAAAVEMFTEEVGFSPVEHGSAAYVGKVRANLSSGSTLLYTAECGPDGAPLPRWPAPNSARQVVFKADIGIRSRSAVQIQGVWVHPVFRGTGLAAPGMVAVTDHIRRTVAPIASLYVNAFNAPALRTYRSAGYSQTGRFATIIY; from the coding sequence ATGCGCCTGGCCCGGCTCGGCCACGAGCACACCGACTGGCTGCGCCGGCTCACCGAGGCCGACCCGGCCCAGCACGTCTTCCTCGCGAGCCTGCTCGAGCTCACCGGGAGCGCGCAGGTGTCCTCGCCGGCGGGGACGCTGTGGGGTGTGTTCGACGGCGAGTCCCCGGTGGCCGCCTATTGGATCGGCGGCAGCATCATCTCGATCGCCGCGACCCCGCGCACGAACGTCGAGGTCGCGCACATGCTCAACTCGCGCGGACGGCCCGCCTGCTCGCTCATCGGCGATCACCGCGCCGTCATCGACCTCCACCGGCGCCTGCGCTGGGGCCCGGCGCGCAGCGTACGGGCGGATCAGCCCTTCATGGTCGCCGACCGCAGTCCGCGGGTGGCGCCCGCCCCCGCCGTGCGGGTGGGGGACCTCGGGGACGTGAGCGAGGCCTACGCCGCAGCGGTCGAGATGTTCACCGAGGAGGTCGGGTTCTCGCCGGTCGAGCACGGTTCGGCGGCGTACGTCGGAAAGGTGCGTGCGAACCTCTCGAGCGGCAGCACGCTGCTCTACACCGCCGAGTGCGGCCCCGACGGCGCGCCGCTGCCCCGGTGGCCGGCGCCGAACTCCGCGCGGCAGGTCGTCTTCAAGGCCGACATCGGGATCCGGTCGCGGTCCGCGGTGCAGATCCAGGGCGTCTGGGTGCACCCGGTGTTCCGCGGCACGGGCCTCGCCGCCCCGGGAATGGTCGCGGTGACCGACCACATCCGGCGCACCGTGGCGCCGATCGCCAGCCTCTACGTCAACGCCTTCAACGCCCCGGCGCTGCGGACCTATCGGAGCGCCGGATACTCCCAGACCGGCCGCTTCGCCACCATCATCTACTGA
- a CDS encoding ATP-binding cassette domain-containing protein, with translation MGATGRPETTRSTMIPSPPPALSDPRPGLAVEAVGLRKVFGTAVAVDDIDLAIPRGGVYGILGPNGAGKTTTIRMLTTLLPIDGGRASVLGHDVATRPHDVRRSVALTGQFASLDEDLTGQENLFLLSRLFGFSGAAARARARELLGAFDLLEAADRQVKRYSGGMRRRLDIAASLVVSPELLFLDEPTTGLDPRSRNHVWDIVRSLVAAGTTVVLTTQYLDEADQLASRIAVIDHGRVVAEGTSDELKALVGQGTVKVRLADPADAERSSAVLRDVLGVEPLPQTDPAEILCTVAPGTSVAAVLPALEAAGIAISAFSLGQPSLDEVFLTLTGAPVADDRTDHRPATGKDDR, from the coding sequence ATGGGCGCGACCGGTCGCCCTGAGACCACCCGGAGCACGATGATCCCCTCACCCCCTCCCGCCCTCTCCGATCCCCGACCCGGACTCGCCGTCGAGGCCGTCGGCCTCCGCAAGGTGTTCGGCACCGCAGTGGCCGTCGACGACATCGATCTCGCCATCCCCCGCGGGGGCGTGTACGGCATCCTCGGCCCCAACGGCGCCGGCAAGACGACGACGATCCGGATGCTCACGACCCTCCTGCCGATCGACGGAGGACGGGCGAGCGTTCTCGGGCACGATGTCGCGACCCGGCCGCACGATGTCCGCAGGAGCGTCGCTCTCACCGGGCAGTTCGCGTCGCTCGACGAGGACCTCACGGGCCAGGAGAACCTCTTCCTGCTCTCCCGCCTGTTCGGCTTCTCCGGGGCGGCTGCCCGCGCCCGGGCACGGGAGCTCCTCGGCGCCTTCGACCTGCTCGAGGCCGCCGACCGGCAGGTCAAGCGCTACTCCGGGGGGATGCGCCGCCGTCTCGACATCGCGGCTTCCCTCGTCGTCAGCCCGGAGCTCCTGTTCCTCGACGAGCCGACGACGGGGCTCGATCCGCGCAGCCGCAACCACGTGTGGGACATCGTGCGCTCCCTCGTCGCCGCCGGGACGACGGTCGTTCTCACCACCCAGTACCTCGACGAGGCCGATCAGCTCGCCTCGCGGATCGCGGTCATCGACCACGGCAGGGTGGTGGCCGAAGGCACAAGCGATGAGCTCAAGGCGCTCGTCGGCCAGGGGACCGTCAAGGTCCGCCTCGCCGATCCTGCCGATGCCGAGCGGTCCTCCGCGGTGCTGCGCGACGTCCTCGGCGTCGAGCCGCTTCCGCAGACCGACCCGGCCGAGATCCTGTGCACCGTGGCACCGGGCACCTCGGTCGCGGCAGTGCTGCCGGCCCTCGAGGCCGCGGGGATCGCGATCTCCGCGTTCTCCCTCGGCCAGCCGAGCCTCGATGAGGTGTTCCTCACCCTCACCGGCGCCCCTGTCGCGGACGACCGGACCGACCACCGTCCCGCGACGGGGAAGGACGACCGATGA
- a CDS encoding ABC transporter permease, which translates to MTTTSRPEVTAVLHGAVDRPRPAGPVAAALVYAQRALLKIRHVPEQLFDVTVFPVMMTLMFTFLFGGALAGSIDAYVQFLVPGIFAQTIIMITMYTGLTLNKDIEKGVFDRFRSLPVWRPAPLVGALLGDQVRYLLAGTITLGLGFLLGFRPAGGFLSVVVATVLLLVFAFALSWLWTMIALLVRTEQALMGISMFILMPLVFASNIFVDPATMPRWLQGFVEVNPVSVVVTAMRDVMAGDPSFGGIVLVFVWSGVLVAIFGPISMVLYNRRT; encoded by the coding sequence ATGACGACCACGTCCCGCCCGGAGGTCACCGCCGTCCTGCACGGCGCGGTCGACCGCCCGCGGCCCGCCGGGCCCGTCGCCGCGGCGCTCGTGTACGCCCAGCGCGCCCTCCTCAAGATCCGGCACGTCCCCGAGCAGCTCTTCGACGTCACGGTGTTCCCGGTGATGATGACCCTGATGTTCACCTTCCTGTTCGGCGGTGCGCTCGCCGGGTCGATCGACGCCTACGTCCAGTTCCTCGTCCCCGGCATCTTCGCCCAGACCATCATCATGATCACGATGTACACCGGTCTCACGCTCAACAAGGACATCGAGAAGGGGGTGTTCGACCGCTTCCGCTCGCTGCCGGTGTGGCGTCCGGCTCCGCTCGTCGGCGCCCTGCTCGGCGACCAGGTCCGCTATCTGCTCGCCGGGACGATCACCCTGGGCCTCGGGTTCCTCCTCGGGTTCCGGCCCGCCGGCGGGTTCCTCTCGGTCGTCGTCGCCACCGTCCTCCTCCTCGTGTTCGCCTTCGCGCTGTCGTGGCTGTGGACGATGATCGCGCTCCTCGTGCGGACCGAGCAGGCGCTCATGGGGATCTCGATGTTCATCCTCATGCCGCTCGTCTTCGCGAGCAACATCTTCGTCGACCCGGCGACGATGCCCCGGTGGCTCCAGGGATTCGTCGAGGTCAATCCGGTGAGCGTCGTCGTCACCGCGATGCGCGACGTCATGGCCGGGGACCCGTCGTTCGGCGGGATCGTCCTCGTCTTCGTGTGGTCCGGGGTCCTCGTCGCGATCTTCGGCCCGATCTCCATGGTCCTCTACAACCGGCGCACCTGA
- a CDS encoding RNA-binding S4 domain-containing protein → MPEPRFDSSESQRIDVWLWAVRMFKTRSAATAACRGGHVQLEGQRVKASQKVRIGQEVRIRRTGFEKILRITALLDTRGGAPIAQRCYEDLTPPPDPTLRGWVPRRDKGTGRPTKKDRRALEALRGRGPGTDIPAGELRFDPRDG, encoded by the coding sequence ATGCCCGAGCCCCGTTTCGACTCCAGCGAATCCCAGCGCATCGACGTCTGGCTGTGGGCGGTGCGCATGTTCAAGACGCGCTCGGCGGCGACGGCGGCATGCCGGGGCGGCCATGTCCAGCTCGAGGGCCAGCGGGTCAAGGCCTCGCAGAAGGTGCGGATCGGCCAGGAGGTGCGGATCCGGCGCACGGGTTTCGAGAAGATCCTCCGCATCACCGCGCTGCTCGACACCCGGGGCGGCGCCCCGATCGCACAGCGGTGCTACGAGGACCTCACGCCGCCGCCGGATCCGACGCTGCGCGGATGGGTGCCCCGGCGGGACAAGGGCACGGGACGACCGACGAAGAAGGACCGACGTGCGCTCGAGGCGCTCCGAGGACGAGGGCCGGGCACCGACATCCCGGCGGGCGAGCTCCGGTTCGATCCCCGCGATGGCTGA